A single Schistocerca gregaria isolate iqSchGreg1 unplaced genomic scaffold, iqSchGreg1.2 ptg000867l, whole genome shotgun sequence DNA region contains:
- the LOC126323720 gene encoding kinesin-like protein KIF3A, which yields MVRSCLDGYHGCIFAYGQTGSGKTYTIYGGRAGSEKMRSEERGLVFRVIEYLFAKIAQSKNEYSCKCSYLEIYQEKIKDLLASDRQAKNLFIREDLKRDVYVEHLKEVAIDSEEDVEELLSYGAQRRHVARTAANDQSSRSHTVFTLYVEGKILKEGGMKVRRYASLHLVDLAGSERQKSTEATSLRLKEASVINQSLTTLGRVIRSLAQGGSNYVHYRDSKLTFLLKNSLGGNSKTSIIVTIDPHMRSYEESLSTLKFAQRAKFIRNRASINENVLRSVGRQQEVVRKSARREVPSSVEHRSGGAEGAVGEGLREGVEASSSEGCQIVKLEASLRDMRQREEKMKAEQIRCYEKIEDMQLLCLRQKLYFRVLECCLELSEDRTRRILEYEGGSAYKEELYGEELRNLEKQIGYLKYQLDHHPQVTRLAIENMELREVLDQYVEVCSEESQELGRLRELQGRLASEVERLIGEKHRLIECLCKGEEGGCGVSGLEEWKRGERMALEMELEEYKCRAGEELSAMRDSMAMLERDWDVSRDQLGKLVEMMRRHEVEHEKEMKAMRAKHEEEVRALKTRCDEQTEDMEAIRRSEKSTLAIVLTMEQQIDRLSEENSGLKDYIEKLKAEYQSERLKCGAVGAAEVERSEDEDELAKVVGRCGEGSLAGLTDLTGSLLQVLEKTLLKHHRVIVELQSEVCRIKKEKETMRAEVGGRDQGVDEAVSNFSKKFVNLGEVKSDIERVTDEVATCESELSDERIGMYTDLLERVAVGELGDVRVADTTESNADRPVTRGKKMAPLLEAVLERLGQRKQVTGGLECEAEEMMGGRTEVLNQLTKRKRPCENTEHVIDSLRTDFEPWKCQGDGNDGDDASQDSGSQRGSEGDCPDSSDEKGSCDDLVFEEGKNHSRGQPDGSVSVAGDGPFSCTNERMDAGYSEGGESSQRGVGFARCMSDITNRRKRSFSPGVESQSKKGCTTWM from the coding sequence ATGGTCAGGTCTTGCCTGGATGGCTACCACGGCTGCATTTTTGCGTACGGACAGACTGGATCCGGGAAGACTTACACGATTTACGGTGGGCGTGCTGGGTCTGAGAAGATGAGAAGTGAAGAGAGGGGGTTGGTCTTTAGAGTAATTGAATATTTGTTCGCGAAAATAGCTCAGAGCAAGAATGAATATTCGTGCAAATGCAGTTATCTTGAAATTTACCAGGAGAAGATCAAGGACTTGCTGGCATCCGACCGCCAGGCGAAGAATTTATTTATTCGAGAGGACCTGAAGCGAGATGTCTACGTGGAACATTTAAAGGAGGTCGCTATTGATTCTGAAGAAGACGTTGAAGAGTTGCTTTCTTATGGCGCGCAGAGACGTCATGTTGCTCGGACGGCAGCCAACGACCAGAGCTCGAGGTCCCACACAGTGTTTACGTTGTACGTGGAGGGCAAGATACTGAAGGAGGGTGGGATGAAGGTTCGGAGGTACGCTAGTCTTCACTTGGTGGATTTGGCGGGGTCTGAGAGGCAGAAGAGCACTGAGGCAACGAGTTTGCGTCTAAAGGAGGCTAGCGTGATCAACCAGTCTCTTACGACGCTGGGGAGAGTCATTAGGTCGTTGGCGCAAGGAGGGAGCAATTACGTTCATTATCGAGATTCGAAGTTGACATTTTTGCTCAAGAACTCATTGGGGGGAAATTCTAAGACGAGCATTATTGTGACGATAGATCCTCACATGAGGAGTTACGAGGAGTCGTTGTCGACGCTGAAGTTTGCCCAGCGTGCCAAGTTCATAAGGAACAGGGCGAGCATTAACGAGAACGTGTTGAGATCGGTGGGTCGACAACAGGAGGTGGTTAGGAAGTCGGCGAGGAGGGAGGTGCCGTCGTCGGTCGAGCACCGGTCTGGAGGTGCTGAGGGTGCGGTGGGGGAGGGGTTGAGGGAGGGGGTGGAGGCAAGTTCTTCTGAAGGGTGCCAGATAGTGAAATTAGAGGCGTCGTTGAGGGACATGCGCCAGAGAGAGGAGAAGATGAAGGCGGAGCAAATAAGGTGTTATGAGAAGATTGAGGACATGCAGTTATTGTGTTTGAGGCAAAAGCTTTATTTTAGGGTGTTGGAGTGCTGTCTCGAGCTTAGCGAGGATAGGACGAGGCGAATACTCGAATATGAGGGTGGTAGCGCTTACAAGGAGGAGTTGTACGGAGAAGAGTTGAGGAATTTGGAGAAGCAGATTGGGTACTTGAAGTACCAGTTGGATCACCATCCGCAGGTGACGAGGTTGGCGATAGAGAATATGGAGCTGAGGGAGGTGTTGGACCAATACGTTGAGGTGTGTTCGGAAGAGAGTCAGGAGTTGGGGAGGTTGAGGGAGTTGCAGGGAAGGTTGGCATCGGAGGTGGAGAGGTTGATAGGGGAGAAGCATCGTTTGATCGAGTGTTTGTGCaagggtgaggagggggggtgtgGGGTGAGTGGGCTGGAGGAGTGGAAAAGAGGCGAGAGAATGGCGTTAGAGATGGAGTTGGAGGAGTACAAATGCCGTGCAGGAGAGGAATTGAGTGCGATGAGGGACAGTATGGCGATGTTGGAGCGAGATTGGGACGTATCTAGGGACCAGCTAGGGAAGTTGGTTGAAATGATGAGACGCCATGAGGTCGAGCACGAGAAGGAGATGAAGGCGATGAGGGCGAAGCACGAAGAGGAGGTGAGGGCACTGAAGACGAGGTGTGACGAGCAGACCGAGGACATGGAGGCAATTCGGAGGAGCGAGAAGAGCACGCTTGCGATAGTGCTGACGATGGAGCAGCAGATAGACAGACTGAGTGAGGAGAATAGCGGTTTAAAGGATTACATTGAGAAGTTGAAGGCGGAGTATCAGAGCGAGAGGTTGAAATGTGGAGCGGTGGGTGCAGCGGAGGTTGAGAGATCTGAGGACGAGGACGAGTTGGCGAAGGTGGTGGGGAGATGTGGGGAGGGGTCGTTGGCAGGTTTGACAGATTTGACAGGTTCGTTGTTACAGGTGTTGGAGAAGACTTTATTGAAGCATCACCGGGTGATTGTGGAACTGCAATCTGAGGTATGCCGAATCAAGAAGGAGAAGGAGACGATGCGCGCTGAGGTGGGGGGTAGGGATCAGGGTGTCGACGAGGCGGTGAGCAATTTCTCGAAGAAATTTGTCAATTTGGGAGAGGTGAAGAGTGACATTGAACGGGTGACGGATGAGGTGGCGACATGCGAAAGCGAGTTGAGTGACGAACGGATTGGGATGTACACCGATTTATTGGAGCGCGTGGCGGTGGGTGAATTGGGTGACGTCAGAGTTGCTGACACGACGGAGTCGAATGCGGATCGTCCGGTTACGCGTGGAAAGAAGATGGCGCCGTTGTTGGAGGCCGTTCTTGAAAGGCTGGGGCAGAGAAAGCAGGTGACCGGCGGTTTGGAGTGTGAGGCGGAGGAGATGATGGGCGGGAGGACCGAGGTGCTCAATCAGCTGACAAAGAGGAAAAGGCCTTGCGAGAATACGGAGCACGTCATTGACAGTTTGAGGACAGATTTTGAGCCGTGGAAGTGTCAGGGTGATGGGAACGATGGGGACGACGCAAGTCAAGATAGCGGCTCACAGAGGGGTTCTGAAGGGGATTGCCCGGACAGCAGCGATGAGAAAGGTTCGTGCGACGATTTGGTTTTTGAGGAAGGAAAGAATCATTCTCGGGGACAGCCTGATGGGAGTGTGAGCGTGGCTGGCGACGGACCTTTTTCATGTACAAACGAGCGCATGGACGCGGGATATAGCGAGGGAGGCGAGAGCAGTCAAAGAGGTGTTGGGTTTGCGAGGTGCATGTCTGACATTACCAATCGACGAAAGAGGTCATTTTCGCCGGGGGTCGAAAGTCAGAGCAAAAAGGGCTGCACGACATGGATGtag
- the LOC126323785 gene encoding general transcription factor IIF subunit 2-like, with the protein MNAQIKADSDSDAGRVDISRCKEEVWLLKIPKKIADSWKSQPHDAELGSVKLKYCNDHIELSGIELEPLDPSFPSTCSLTKRSVPYSMFAFSEGKPGRLAIEGKISSQHAMHVEGDGMVPLLRKPKRTSGTIICLSKNNMSSDADNNAIIPNTANKRVVDSRGIADKRVRIASEELLPLIIEAFKRQEKYTFKDLNNEVQQPDSHLKDILKTVCDKTRGEKNREYYTLKPEYKISFNAAADSPNPSQNLGPK; encoded by the exons ATGAACGCTCAGATTAAAGCCGATAGCGATTCTGACGCAGGCAGAGTAGACATATCTCGGTGTAAAGAGGAAGTCTGGCTCCTCAAAATCCCCAAAAAAATAGCCGATAGTTGGAAATCTCAGCCACATGACGCCGAACTTGGCTCAGTGAAACTTAAGTATTGCAATGACCACATCGAA CTTAGTGGCATAGAACTCGAGCCTTTGGACCCCTCTTTCCCGAGTACCTGTTCTTTAACTAAGCGCTCTGTTCCATATTCTATGTTTGCCTTCAGTGAAGGCAAGCCCGGAAGGCTAGCCATCGAAGGTAAAATAAGTTCGCAGCACGCCATGCACGTAGAGGGCGACGGTATGGTCCCTCTACTGCGAAAGCCAAAGAGAACCTCTGGTACCATCATCTGTCTATCCAAAAACAACATGTCCAGCGATGCAGACAACAATGCCATTATCCCCAATACCGCAAACAAGCGGGTGGTTGACAGTCGTGGTATTGCTGACAAACGCGTCCGCATCGCGAGCGAAGAACTGTTACCTTTGATTATCGAAGCCTTCAAAAGGCAAGAAAAGTATACATTCAAAGACTTAAACAACGAGGTTCAGCAACCAGATAGCCACCTAAAAGACATTCTCAAAACTGTCTGCGATAAAACCCGTGGAGAGAAAAATAGAGAATATTACACATTGAAaccagaatacaaaatttcattcaatGCTGCCGCAGACAGCCCTAATCCATCGCAAAACTTAGGACCAAAGTAG